A single Pseudodesulfovibrio aespoeensis Aspo-2 DNA region contains:
- the typA gene encoding translational GTPase TypA, whose protein sequence is MSTRIINEKIRNIAIIAHVDHGKTTLVDALFKQSGLFREGQNVDDRIMDSMDLERERGITISAKNCSVTWKGVKINIIDTPGHADFGGEVERSLSMADGAILLVDASEGPLPQTRFVLKKALEQRLALMVVVNKVDRQDARPAEVLDEIYDLFIDLDAREDQVDFPLLYAIGRDGIAMKTAEERGENLHILLDMIIDKVPGPVHDPEEPFQMLVSDLSYSDYVGRLAIGKVHHGKVRSNDALVCLPKDGKPISLKLTKLQTYDGLKVVSTETCIPGDIVVIAGIEDVHIGDTICTKESPKALPRITVDEPTVSMKFGINTSPLAGTEGKLVQAGKIRDRLFKETLLNVAIQVEMTDTREAFIVKGRGEFQMAILVEQMRREGFELSVGRPEVIYKHTDGVKLEPIEHLYVDCDEAFMGIVTEKLSARKARMTNMVNHGTGRVRLEFSVPSRSLIGYRDEFLTDTKGTGIMNSYLEGYGEYRGDFATRYTGSLVADRSGKGVAYGLFNLEPRGRIFILPGEPIYEGMIIGEHNRENDINVNPAKEKKLTNMRASGKDEAVTLTPVKTMTLEYALNFIKDDELVEVTPKSIRLRKQQLSALVRHREDGKKKKTD, encoded by the coding sequence ATGAGCACCAGAATCATCAACGAAAAAATTCGCAATATCGCAATCATCGCCCACGTCGACCATGGCAAGACCACCCTGGTGGACGCCCTGTTCAAACAGTCCGGCCTGTTCCGCGAAGGCCAGAACGTGGACGACCGCATCATGGACTCCATGGACCTTGAACGCGAACGCGGCATCACCATCTCCGCCAAGAACTGTTCGGTCACCTGGAAGGGCGTCAAGATCAACATCATCGACACCCCCGGCCACGCCGACTTCGGCGGCGAGGTGGAGCGCTCCCTGTCCATGGCCGATGGCGCCATCCTGCTGGTGGACGCCTCCGAAGGCCCGCTCCCCCAGACCCGCTTCGTGCTCAAGAAGGCGCTTGAGCAGCGGCTGGCCCTCATGGTCGTGGTCAACAAGGTGGACCGGCAGGACGCCCGCCCCGCCGAGGTGCTCGACGAAATCTACGACCTGTTCATCGACCTGGACGCCCGCGAGGATCAGGTGGACTTCCCCCTGCTCTACGCCATTGGCCGCGACGGCATTGCCATGAAGACGGCCGAGGAGCGCGGCGAAAACCTGCACATCCTGCTCGACATGATCATCGACAAGGTGCCCGGCCCGGTGCATGACCCCGAAGAGCCCTTCCAGATGCTCGTGTCCGACCTCTCCTACTCCGACTACGTGGGCCGTCTGGCCATCGGCAAGGTCCACCACGGCAAGGTCCGCTCCAACGACGCCCTGGTCTGCCTGCCCAAGGACGGCAAGCCCATTTCCCTCAAGCTGACCAAGCTCCAGACCTACGACGGCCTCAAGGTGGTCTCCACCGAGACCTGCATACCGGGCGACATCGTGGTCATCGCTGGCATCGAGGATGTGCACATCGGCGACACCATCTGCACCAAGGAAAGCCCCAAGGCCCTGCCGCGCATCACCGTGGACGAACCCACCGTGTCCATGAAGTTCGGCATCAACACCTCGCCCCTGGCAGGCACCGAGGGCAAGCTGGTCCAGGCGGGCAAGATCCGCGACCGGCTGTTCAAGGAGACCCTGCTCAACGTCGCCATTCAGGTGGAGATGACCGACACCCGCGAGGCGTTCATCGTCAAAGGGCGCGGCGAGTTCCAGATGGCGATCCTCGTGGAGCAGATGCGCCGCGAGGGCTTCGAGCTTTCCGTGGGCCGCCCCGAAGTCATCTACAAGCATACGGACGGCGTCAAACTCGAACCCATCGAGCACCTCTATGTGGACTGCGACGAGGCCTTCATGGGCATCGTCACCGAGAAACTCTCGGCCCGCAAGGCGCGCATGACCAACATGGTCAACCACGGCACGGGCCGCGTGCGCCTCGAATTCTCGGTCCCGTCGCGCTCGCTCATCGGCTACCGCGACGAGTTCCTGACCGACACCAAGGGCACCGGCATCATGAACTCCTACCTTGAGGGCTACGGCGAGTACCGGGGCGACTTCGCCACGCGCTACACCGGCTCCCTGGTGGCCGACCGCTCGGGCAAGGGCGTGGCCTACGGCCTGTTCAACCTGGAGCCGCGGGGCCGCATTTTCATCCTGCCCGGCGAGCCCATCTACGAGGGCATGATCATCGGCGAGCACAACCGGGAAAACGACATCAACGTCAACCCGGCCAAAGAGAAGAAGCTGACCAACATGCGCGCCTCGGGCAAGGACGAGGCCGTCACCCTCACCCCGGTCAAGACCATGACCCTGGAATACGCCCTGAACTTCATCAAGGACGACGAACTGGTGGAGGTCACCCCCAAATCCATCCGACTGCGCAAGCAGCAGCTCTCGGCCCTGGTCCGCCACCGCGAGGATGGCAAGAAGAAAAAGACCGACTAG
- a CDS encoding aromatic amino acid transport family protein, whose protein sequence is MAQSSPSTGKVITTSLIVTGNMLGAGILALPVDLGPAGLFPAVLGALGVWALMTCTGLIIARQPFLAQNRDADLPTFFEVVLGPVGKWVSVAANLVIFYGLLTAYLAGVASVLVESLGLAVPSWVALAGYFCIATLFASFGDVVLRKGATVFMTIMWGLFAVLVVMVVPHFEGHGARGVDLVFFTSALPILVVAFNFHNVIPTLCRVLDHDRQAITRAIWFGSGLGLTMTLIWTVAAMLTLPMESANGVDIISAFKLNEPATVPLSRLITSRLFLDVSVAFAVVAMTTAYMATGVAMLSFLRDVGGRMGRNRLVVWLTAFVPPLLVGALYPNIFIDALNVVGGIGVGSLFGILPGLLLIRQGEPGSRRRLAGWGIVCFFSVVLLVEIAQMTGLVHITPDVEYWNARQGR, encoded by the coding sequence ATGGCTCAAAGCTCCCCCTCCACCGGCAAAGTCATTACCACCTCGCTCATCGTCACCGGCAACATGCTCGGCGCTGGCATCCTGGCCCTGCCCGTCGATCTTGGTCCGGCGGGGCTTTTTCCGGCAGTGCTGGGTGCCCTTGGCGTGTGGGCGCTCATGACCTGCACCGGGCTGATCATCGCGCGCCAACCCTTTCTCGCCCAGAACAGGGACGCGGATCTGCCCACCTTCTTCGAGGTGGTGCTCGGCCCGGTGGGCAAGTGGGTCAGCGTGGCCGCCAACCTCGTCATCTTCTACGGGCTGCTCACGGCCTATCTGGCCGGGGTCGCCTCGGTGCTGGTGGAGTCGCTGGGGCTTGCCGTGCCCAGTTGGGTTGCCCTGGCGGGCTATTTCTGCATCGCCACGCTCTTTGCCTCGTTCGGCGATGTGGTCCTGCGCAAGGGCGCGACCGTGTTCATGACCATCATGTGGGGGCTTTTCGCCGTGCTGGTGGTCATGGTGGTGCCGCATTTTGAGGGCCACGGCGCGCGCGGGGTCGATCTCGTCTTTTTCACCTCGGCCCTGCCCATCCTGGTGGTGGCCTTCAACTTCCACAACGTCATCCCGACCCTGTGCCGGGTGCTCGACCACGACCGCCAGGCCATCACCCGGGCCATCTGGTTCGGCTCCGGCCTGGGCCTGACCATGACCCTGATCTGGACCGTGGCCGCCATGCTGACCCTGCCCATGGAGTCGGCCAACGGCGTGGATATCATCTCGGCCTTCAAGTTGAACGAACCGGCCACCGTACCCCTGAGCCGACTGATCACCTCGAGGTTATTTCTCGATGTTTCCGTGGCCTTTGCCGTGGTGGCCATGACCACAGCCTATATGGCCACCGGCGTGGCCATGCTCAGCTTCCTGCGCGACGTGGGCGGGCGCATGGGCCGCAACCGGCTGGTTGTCTGGCTGACGGCCTTTGTGCCGCCCCTGCTTGTCGGCGCGCTGTATCCCAATATTTTCATCGACGCCCTGAATGTGGTGGGCGGCATCGGCGTGGGCAGCCTGTTCGGCATCCTGCCTGGACTGCTGCTCATCAGACAGGGCGAACCGGGATCGCGCAGGCGGCTGGCCGGATGGGGCATTGTCTGCTTCTTCTCCGTGGTCCTGCTGGTGGAGATCGCGCAGATGACGGGCCTTGTCCACATCACGCCGGATGTCGAGTACTGGAACGCCCGTCAGGGAAGGTGA
- the aspA gene encoding aspartate ammonia-lyase, with the protein MTSGFRLEHDSLGEMPVPAEAYYGIQTLRARDNFHITGITMAHYPRFITALAHVKHAAAMANASLGLLDERKSRAIGRACEEMVSGLLHDQFVVDVVQGGAGTSANMNANEVICNRALELLGHERGQYEFLHPLNDVNMSQSTNDVYPSALNIALIFDLRELIEAMEHLRKAFRRKGEEFADVIKMGRTQLQDAVPMTLGQEFTAWSVTIGEDVQRVDEAEDLVYEINMGATAIGTSLNAHPDYTRTVTEKLVEITTLKLVSSPDLVEATQDTGVYVQLSGVLKRVAVKLSKICNDLRLLSSGPRCGLNEINLPAMQPGSSIMPGKVNPVIPEVVNQVAFAVIGHDVTVSMASEAGQLELNVMEPVIAFSLFQTINMLRRACLTLADKCVSGITANRERCRELVENSIGLVTALNPHIGYEKSAEIAKEAMRTGGSVYDIVLQKGYLSRDELEDILKPENMVRPRYMPRK; encoded by the coding sequence ATGACCAGCGGATTCAGACTGGAGCACGACAGCCTGGGCGAGATGCCGGTCCCGGCAGAGGCCTACTACGGCATCCAGACCCTGCGGGCCAGGGACAACTTTCACATCACGGGCATCACCATGGCCCACTATCCCCGGTTCATCACCGCCCTGGCCCACGTCAAGCACGCCGCGGCCATGGCCAATGCCTCCCTGGGGCTGCTCGACGAGCGCAAGAGCCGGGCCATCGGACGCGCCTGCGAGGAGATGGTCTCGGGCCTGCTGCACGACCAGTTCGTGGTGGACGTGGTGCAGGGCGGGGCCGGCACCTCGGCCAACATGAACGCCAACGAGGTCATCTGCAACCGCGCCCTGGAGCTGCTGGGCCACGAGCGCGGTCAGTACGAGTTCCTGCATCCGCTCAACGACGTGAACATGTCCCAGTCCACCAACGACGTGTATCCCTCGGCCCTCAACATCGCCCTGATCTTTGACCTGCGCGAGCTGATCGAGGCCATGGAGCATCTGCGCAAGGCGTTTCGGCGCAAGGGCGAGGAATTCGCGGACGTGATCAAGATGGGGCGCACCCAGCTTCAGGACGCGGTGCCCATGACTCTGGGCCAGGAGTTCACGGCCTGGTCGGTGACCATCGGCGAGGACGTGCAGCGCGTGGACGAGGCCGAGGACCTGGTCTACGAGATCAACATGGGGGCCACGGCCATCGGCACCAGCCTCAACGCCCATCCCGACTACACCCGCACCGTGACCGAGAAGCTGGTGGAGATCACCACCCTCAAGCTCGTCTCGTCGCCCGATCTGGTGGAGGCCACCCAGGACACCGGAGTCTATGTCCAGCTCTCGGGCGTGCTCAAGCGGGTGGCGGTCAAGCTCTCCAAGATATGCAACGACCTGCGCCTGCTCTCCAGCGGCCCCAGGTGCGGGCTGAACGAGATCAACCTGCCGGCCATGCAGCCCGGCTCGTCCATCATGCCGGGCAAGGTCAACCCGGTCATTCCGGAGGTGGTCAATCAGGTGGCATTTGCGGTCATCGGCCATGATGTCACGGTGTCCATGGCCAGCGAGGCCGGACAGCTCGAACTCAACGTCATGGAGCCGGTCATCGCCTTTTCCCTGTTCCAGACCATCAACATGCTCAGGCGCGCCTGTCTGACCCTGGCCGACAAATGCGTGTCCGGCATCACGGCCAACCGCGAGCGGTGCCGGGAGCTGGTGGAGAATTCCATCGGGCTGGTCACGGCCCTCAACCCGCACATCGGCTACGAGAAATCAGCCGAGATCGCCAAGGAGGCCATGCGCACTGGCGGCTCGGTCTACGACATCGTGCTCCAGAAGGGGTATCTGAGCCGGGACGAGCTTGAGGACATCCTCAAGCCGGAGAACATGGTCAGGCCCAGGTACATGCCCCGCAAGTGA
- a CDS encoding septal ring lytic transglycosylase RlpA family protein: MRCIRALSVGLVLLAVAGCASLNPFPSHIYSTPPSSRDTPGPVTHDPKTNPYTVLGQTYYPLTSAQGYDEVGDASWYGEDFHGKKTANGQIYNMHGISAAHKTLPLGTRVRVTNLENGRNVTLVINDRGPFVRGRIIDLSHGAARQVGSVERGVVRVRVTALDSPPVEPTRYATSAIKYYHVRVGAFAIRSNAVRVYDQLVASGYGEARVSTVESNGMTLHVVQAGSFVSRDKAEQVLARLKPSFPASYIAS; this comes from the coding sequence ATGCGCTGCATCAGAGCACTGTCGGTCGGTCTGGTTCTGCTGGCCGTGGCCGGGTGTGCCTCGCTCAACCCTTTCCCAAGCCACATCTATTCCACGCCGCCGAGCAGCCGCGACACGCCGGGACCAGTCACCCACGATCCCAAGACGAACCCCTATACGGTCCTTGGGCAGACCTATTACCCGCTGACATCGGCCCAGGGCTACGACGAGGTGGGCGACGCCTCATGGTACGGCGAGGATTTTCACGGCAAGAAGACCGCCAACGGACAGATATATAACATGCACGGCATCTCGGCTGCGCACAAGACGTTGCCCCTTGGCACCAGGGTGCGCGTGACCAATCTTGAGAACGGGCGCAACGTGACCCTGGTCATCAATGACCGTGGGCCGTTCGTGCGCGGGCGGATCATCGATCTTTCCCACGGGGCGGCGCGGCAGGTAGGCTCGGTGGAGCGCGGCGTGGTCCGGGTGCGCGTCACGGCCCTGGATTCGCCGCCGGTCGAGCCGACGCGCTATGCCACTTCGGCCATCAAGTACTACCATGTGCGCGTGGGTGCCTTTGCCATCCGCTCCAACGCGGTCCGTGTCTACGACCAGCTGGTGGCCAGTGGCTACGGCGAGGCGCGGGTGAGTACGGTGGAGAGCAACGGCATGACCCTGCATGTGGTCCAGGCCGGGAGCTTTGTCAGCCGCGACAAGGCCGAGCAGGTGCTGGCCCGGCTCAAGCCGAGCTTTCCGGCCAGCTACATTGCCAGTTGA